TTACACCTCTCTTTTGTTTTGGGATATCTATCCCTGCAATTCTAGCCATAACTATTAACCTTGTCTTTGTTTAAACCTAGGATTCTTTTTGTTGATTACGTATAATCTTCCTTTGCGACGAACGATCTTGCAATCGGCGCTTCTTTTTTTAATGGATGCTCTTACTTTCATATCCAGCTTTTTTCCGCTTAATAGCGGTAAGTTATACGAGCCTT
The genomic region above belongs to Dokdonia sp. Dokd-P16 and contains:
- the ykgO gene encoding type B 50S ribosomal protein L36 — its product is MKVRASIKKRSADCKIVRRKGRLYVINKKNPRFKQRQG